In Cucurbita pepo subsp. pepo cultivar mu-cu-16 chromosome LG10, ASM280686v2, whole genome shotgun sequence, the DNA window TACATTGAAGTTCATCATAGTACTAAGAAGTCGCTCTATTTAAAATAGTGAATTGTAACAGTTTAAGCTAtttgttagtagatattgtcgtaTTTGAACTATGTTATTATATAGTCGTTCGTTTTAAATTTAGGACCTTTATATTGTTGAATTGGACACGTTTTGTACTAGTTAAGTATGTGAAAACGTGTCTCGTGTGTCGTTAGGACAAAGTCGAGCAGAACAGATCCGAGAAGCTATTGGAATCGTATTTAAATGTCGAGAAAATGAATATGGATATTAATTGTGGTATTGATTTTTGACcgaaaatttatattttatgtgagTTAAAAAGGTATTtgattgttattattattattattattattattttataaaatgattttcattaaataaagttaGAGCCAAACAGAGCCTAGAAAATGTAGGGCTGGGGGGCAAGGGGGAGGGTACAGAAGAAGGGTGCATTATGGTAATTTCACAGCGGCGCGTGTCCCTAGAATACTAATTTTCACTTCTTTTAATAAGGCTAAAAGAAGATGCGACACGCAGCATGTGGGGCCCaccctttcttcttccctccCACATagaatttctctctctagaatttGCAGTCGTTTtaaccttattttcttttctgttcgTTAGAccaaacctctctctctctctctctctctctctctctcttcattttgGAACATGACCAGCGCCTGTTGCCGGAGATGAATCCAGTCACGGAGGCGCTGCCGCCTTTGCTTCTGCAACCCCATCGCCCTTCCACCTCCTGCGACCGTCATCCAGAAGAGCGTTTCACCGGTTTCTGCCCTACATGTCTCTGCGAGCGTCTTGCTGTTCTCgaaccttcttcttcttcttcaacttcttcctcttctcgaAAGCCGCCGATTAACTCCTccgctgctgctgctgctcttAAGGCCATTTTCAGACCCTCCGCTGGTGGTGGAGGTCCTTCTGCCGCCTCTGGCTGGAATAAACCGTCTTCTTTTTTACCTGAGCTTCGTCGGACTAAATCGTTTTCGGCATCCAAGAATGAAGGATTTTCCGGTGTGTTTGAGCCTCAGAGGAAATCATGTGACGTGAGAGTTCGGAATACTCTGTGGACTCTTTTCTCACAGGATGATGAACGGAAGCCATTGAAGAATGAAGCTCCTCGGGTTAACAATGGCGGCGGTGTTCACATTGAGGACGAACCTAGAAATTTGGCCTCCTCGTCTGTTGTTCGTGGTCCGGTTTTGGAAccggaggaagaagaagaagacgacgaaaCTGAACCTGAAATAGAGATTTCTGGAGAATCCGATGCCGGTAATGTAGTCGACGACAGAGTCCAAGAAATCcaggaagaagaggatgaagatgaagaggaggaagaggagaatgaagaacCAAGCCGGCCGGAAATTGAACCAGTACAAGACGATTTCAAGAGAATAAAGGATCACATAGATCTCGATTCCCAACCTAAGAAACCCTCCGGTCGGGACTTCAAGGAGATCGCCGGGAGTTTCTGGTCAGCCGCTTCTGTTTTCAGCAAGAAATGGCAGAAATGGAGAGATAAGCAGAAGCTCAAGAAGAGCAGAAATGGCGGTGGCTCCGCCACATTGCCAGTGGAGAAGCCGATCGGACGTCAATTCAGAGAAACACAGTCGGAGATAGCCGATTACGGCTATGGCCGTCGGTCCTGCGATACCGATCCAAGATTCTCCCTCGACGCCGGCCGAATGTCCTTCGACGATCCTCGTTACTCCTTCGATGAACCACGAGCTTCTTGGGATGGCTATTTAGTAAGCCGTACTTTCACCAGAATGCCGACGATGCTCTCTGTTGTTGAAGATGCTCCGATTCATGTTTCTCGAACGGATACTCAAATTCCGGTCGAAGAACCTGCAATTTCCGGCAATGACGATGAAACCGTCCCCGGTGGTTCGGAACAAACCAGAGATTACTACTCCGACTCCTCTCGCCGAAGAAGAAGCCTCGACAGATCAAGCTCACTAAGGAAGACGGCAGCGGCAGTCGTTGCGGATATGGACGAGATTAAATCATCCTCAAACGCGAAAGTCTCTCCGGCAACAGCCGATTTCTTTTCCGGACCGAAATTGGTAGTTCCAGACAAAGTCCTAAGAGATTCCAACACGAATTCCTTACGAGACGACTGTTCGGAGACCTTCGAAATTCCTTTCAGAAACGTAGACCGGAAGGAGGCGAAAAAGTCCCGCCGTTGGGGGAAGGGCTGGAACATTTTGGCGTTCATACACCGTCGAGCCAGCAACAAATACGAAGACGAAGACAGATATAGCACTAGAACTAACGGCGTAACGAGATCCTTATCGGAATCATGGCCTGAATTCCGAGGCGAACGGAACGGCGAGGTTAGAGGAATCGGCGGAGGAATGGGTTTTAACCCCAAAATGATGAGAAGCAACAGCAGCGTGAGCTGGAGGAGCTTGCAGAACAACAATGGCGGATCATTTGGAAGCATGAGAAAGAGCAATGTGGAAACAAGCAGCGGATTCtttaggaagaagaaagaagatttcGTGTTGGAGAGAAATCATAGTGCTAGATTTTCAACGAACGACGTCGTCGACAATGGACTTCTACGGTTCTATGTAACGCCGATGAAGGGCAGCCGGCGAGGGGAAATCGTGAAGAACCGACCGAATCCAGCTCAGTCCATCGCCAGAAGTGTGCTGAGATTGTACTGAAATTCATGAACATGAAGAacaccaagaacaagaacaagaagctgTTAGAGTTTCTGTTGAATTTCCGTGTAATTTTTGTTGGNaaaaaaaaaaaaaaaaaaaaaaaaaaaaaaaaaaaaaaaaaaaaaaaaaaaaaaaaaaaaaaaagcacaatGAAAACTGTCGCTGCTAATTATGATTTTACCATAAAACTCTCAATTTACTGAAATAACAAACATTTCagtatttcttcttcctttaaatatatatatttctaattttttccctattaaaattattataattttttagaccctttcatcaaatttaattttggtctTTATAtctctttaatatatatttttaaaaaatattttctccatgaaaaatataacattttctttctaggatcgtttatttatttatttatttttaaatgtaatcATCGTcctttaaaatgataattagtACATTTAATCACTAATTAGGAGGTCGGACTCGAATCCCGCGTCATTCAAACAGTAACTAAAGCTGAGTAATGATTTTGTctcaaggaaaaaaataaaaaagactgAAAAAGCAAACTTTAGACAAATTTGTATATAAAGtcaaaaagttatatatatatatatacatatttgactatatattaaagcttatattgaatttttatcaattaatgcttataatttatttaaaaagacaaaaaatgaTGTCACATAATTAATATATCGTACAACTCATatataatgttaatttttattatttacctGATTTTTGATATATCTAGGTGGCATGTAGCCAAGCCCAAATGAAGGCCCAATTGTGGAATTGGGCTTTCATAAAGGTGAATGGGCCTTCCGTTTACTTGTGGGCTAAGTATATAAATTCCGGCCCACTACATCGGAACTCATTTGCGGTGTTATGCAGAAGCTCATGCCTGGTGTGccgaagaggaagaggagaagGAAGATGCCCAAACACGGAAGCATCCACTGTACGTCGAGGCATCATTACTTTCGCCGGAGACACGACTCCGATTGAAAACTCCGGTCTGGAAGTAACGGCGTTATTATCGAAGTATAATTCCTAGCGTCTTTGCCATGGTTGAGCTCCCCAAAGCGCTATCCCCTACACTGGTTTTAAAACTCCTCAAAGCAGAGAAAAACCGCAATGCGGCACTCGCTCTATTCGATTCGGTGTGTCACCATCCTGGTTACGCTCACTCACCATTCGTATTCCACTACATTCTCCGGCGACTTATCGACCCGAGGCTCGTTGTTCATGTTGGTCGGATCGTGGAGTTAATACGAGCTTAAAGATGCACCAGCTCCAAGATGTCGCACTGACGGCTATTAAGGCCTATTCGAAGTGTTCAGTGCCCGATCAAGCGCTGTATTTGTTTCAACGCATGGTTGACATTTTTGGGTGTAAACCGGGAATCAAGTCATATAACTCTATGTTTAATGCGTTTTTCACGTATTGTTTTTCAGTGGCGCCGAGCTGAATTGTTTTTCACGTACTTTCAGACGGTGGGCATGTCGCCAATTTGCAAACTTATAACATTTTGATCAAGATATCGTGCAAGAAGAAGCAGTTTGAAAAGGCGAAGAGATTATTGAATTGGATGTCGGAGAAGGGTTTGAACCCTAATGTTTTAAGCTATGGTACTTTAATTAATGCACTTGCGAAGGATGGTAAGTATCGGATGCCGTGgaggtgtttgatgaaatgtcTGAGAGAGGGATGAACCCTGATGTTATGTGTTATAATATCTGATTGATGGGTTTTTCAGAAAAGGAGATTTTGAGAAGACTACTGAGATTTGGGAGAGATTACTGAGGGAATCTTCAGTTTATCCGAGTGTGGCAACATATAACATTATGATAAATGGTTTATGTAAGCTGGGTAAGTTCGATGAGAGTATGGAAATATGGAATAGAATGAAGAAGAACCAAAGGTCAGTcgatttatttacttttagttCTATGATTCACGGTTTGAGCAAAGCAGGAAACTCCGATGCTGCTGAGAAAATTTATCAGGAGATGATTGACAGTGGGTTATCGCCTGATGTGCCAACATATAATACAATGCTCAGGGGTCTATTTCGAGCTGCCAAACTAAGTAAATGCTTTGAGTTGTGGGAGGAGATGGGTAAGAATAACTGTTGCAATATCGTTAGTTATAACATATTGATTCAAGGGTTGTTTGACAACAAGAAAGTGGAAGAAGCGATTTGTAATTGGCAGCTCTTACATAAGAGGGGCTTGAGGGCAGATTCAACAACATATGGAGTGTTGATTCACGGGCTATGTAAGAATGGATACTTGAATGAGGCTTTAAGGATATTAAAAGAAGCTGAAAATGAGGATGCAGATTTGGATACTTTTGCTTACTCCTCAATGATTCATGGATTATGCATAAAAGGGAGGTTGGAGCAAGCGGCTGAGCTGATTCATCAGAtgaacaaacataaatataaactGAGTTCTCATATCTTCAATTCATTGATTAATGGATGTATCCGAGCTTCTAAACTTGAAGAGGCTATTTTTCTTCTAAGGGAAATGGGCAACCAAGACTGTGCTCCTACTGTAGTCTCCTACAACACTATTATCAATGGTTTGTGTAAGGCAGAAAGATTTAGCGATGCATATCTTCTTCTAAAGGAGATGCTGGAAAAGGGCTTAAAGCCTGATATGATTACATATAGCTTGTTGATCGATGGCCTGTGTCGTGGAGAAAAGTTTGACGTGGCACTCAACTTATGGCATCACTGTATTAACAAGGGTCTTAAGCCCGATGTAACCATGCACAACATCATAATTCATGGTCTTTGTACGGCCCGAAAAGTTGATGTTGCCCTGGAGATCTTTACTCAAATGGCTCAGGTCAACTGTATTCCGGATCTTGTAACACACAACACCATCATGGAAGGTGTTTACAAAGCTGGAGACTGCCAGGAGGCTTTAAAGATTTGGGACCGTATCTTGGAAAAGGGTCTTAAGCCAGACATTATATCCTATAACATTACTTTTAAGGGACTCTGCTCTTGCGCTAGAATTTCAGATGCCATTGGGTTCCTATATGATGCCCTGCATCATGGAATTCTTCCAACTGCCACAACATGGAACATTCTTGTTAGAGCAGTTGTTGGTGATAGATCATTAATGGAATATGCTCTTATTTTCGAGTCTCGGACGTGATATGATTCTTATGCGATGCTCCGAATCCACGAATTCTTTGAACTGCCATAACATTAAACGTTCTTGCTAGGGAAATTATTCATGATGGATCTTCAACACGATCTTCTTGattgaaatgatttaaaaagtAAGTCTTTCCTCCCCCTCTCCCCTCCAAATCCCAATTTATTCAACTAGATATCTTCTTATGAATTATACTGTTTCCTGTGACTGTTTTATCTCTTGCTAGGTAGTTCTGCCTATAGTGTTGTTAACTGCttgttgaaaaatattcaaatccAAACAGCACAAATTAGCTAGACGTGTTATCACTGGCATTCAGCTTAAGAGTACATAGCATATGCTATGAGATACcgcatcggttggggaggagaacgaagcattctttataagggtgtgaaaatctctccctagcagacgcgttttaaaaaccttgaagggaagttcggaagggaaagcccaaagaggacaatatctgcaagcggtgggcttgggccgttacaaatggtattagagccaaacattgggcgatgtgctagcaagaaGGCTTAGCCTCAAAgaagggtggacacgagacactattacaaatggtattagagctagacatcgggcgatgtgttagcaagaaggctgagcctcaaaggagggtggacacgagacactattacaaatggtattagagctagacatcgggcgatgtgttAGCAAGAAGactgagcctcgaaggagggtggacacgaggcagtgtgttagtaaggacgctggactccgaaggggggtggattaggaggtcccacatcgattggagaagggaacgagtgccggcgaggatgctggccccgaaagggagtggattctgagatcccacatcggttggggaggagaacgaaacattctttataagggtgtgaaaacttctctcctAGCcgatgagttttaaaattcttgagaggaagcccgaaagggaagcctagagagaacaatatctgctagcggtgagctagggtttgggctgttacatatgCTCTGAACTAGTAAACTGCAGTTTCTTGGCTTATCGAGTGCTTTGATCAGATATTATCAACTTATAGGTAGCTGCTCTATGCATTGTCACTTGCATTCATCAATCCTTGTAGATCTTATTTGTTATTTGTGTTCTTACTCTTGAAGCGACTCCAAGGCTCTTCGGCATAGAGGTAAGACcattattttaacattaccgagcttccttaatttttattttgaagtttcgATGGCTGACCAGTGATGTtcaaggttttcaaattttcattgttgTAGTAATATATTTCTTAGGCCTATATTAATATCATGTTCCCAAAAGAGTTACaattttgatccaaatttGAAAGCTTTTCAATTGGGCACGAACAtcttacttaaaaaaaaatgcagatGGATAGATAGCAGGAAAATATATGTTCTGCTCGCTATTTTATCAAGCTGCTCTGAAACTTGCATAGATCATGTCGTAATTATGTTGAAGATATTGATAAAAGATcgtttcaaatgaaaattctaaGCATCAAACGTTGTAATTCATTACAGAGGTCGTGGTGATTGAAGTCATAATCACCAAGACCAAATATTATCGAtgcaaaagtaaagtagcTTGATGTATCAGACCCGAGCAGAGAGCATTTACTTGGGGTTATGTCTCATGCTATAGTTCTTATTTTCCATCTTTTGCTCATGCTTTCAGCAATAACAAGACTTCTTCACTCTTTCCTCCGGTTGTCTTTGATTTCTGTTCTTTCTATTTCAGATGACATCCTTTGCTCATAAGAAAATCGAGAAACCAAAGCAGCAAGCATTGCCCCAAGAACTGCAACTTTCCGCCAATCAGGTGAAGAGACGAATGATTCGACAATCGCCACGACTAGCAGGCCAATCAATACAAGATAGATATATCGCCTCGTCTTCGAACCAGCAGCATTTTCTTTAGTAAGCTCTTCAATCTTCTCCATTTCCACTTTGTCTGCGGGCTTCTTCTGCCTCATGTTCTTAAAGAAAAGACCTTCATTtcgttcttcttcaatttgacCCTCAAACTTTGCCAACATATCATCATTCTTCTCTATTTCCTGCCTGTTCAACTCTGCAGACTCCTCAAAAACTTGCATCTGGCTCTCAATGTTCTCCATAATCTGCTCATTAAAACAAGAACTGGGTCATATTCCAAACCGCAAAATTCAGTGACAAATGAGAAAGGAACCAAATATAGACCAACACCGACCCGTGCACTGGCTTCATCGAGCCCTCTGAGGGCATCTTCTCCAATCTTCTCAAACTCCGCATTGGCATCTTCAGCAAACTGAGTGAGATCAGCAGATTTTTCGTCTAAGAAGCCGGTAAGTCTGAGTTTTTGAGTTTGAAGTAGTGCTATTCTGGCCAGTATCTCCTGCTTTTGTGAATCTCCTTCAGGTGGCGTGGAAGAACTTGATTCAGAGGTGTTGGGCTGGCAGCGCCACAAGAAGGAGCTCTTTGAACTGGGAAATCTTGCTGTGTAGAAGGTATTTCTATGGACTGTGAAACAGGTTTGAACTGGTTTGAACACTATCATATTTGTTTAtcttagagagagagagagagagagagagagaggagaatgatTGGATTTCTTTTGGACCTCtcattttactatttttatcacttaatatatatatattatatataatatgagaTATGGGCCCATTCTTGCAAAGCCCCATTACATTTGGGCTTGAGCCCATTGGAAAACAACGCATCAAGCCTTTAGTGGGCCAACAATAGGCCCAAGTGGATCAATCAGGTACATAAAGAGGTGAATGATATAAGATATGGTCCCATTCCTGCAAGGCCCCTTACATTTGGGCTTGAGCCCATTGGAAAACAACGCATCAAGCCTTTAGTGGGCCAACAATAGGCCCAAGTAGATCAAACGTATACATATAGGgtcaataatatgatatatggGCCCATTCCTGCAAAGCCCCTTACATTTGGGCTTGAGCCCATTTGAAAACAACGCATCAAGCCTTTAGTGGGCCAACAATAGGCCCAAGTGGATCAATCATGTACATATAGGGgtcaataatatgatatatggGCCCATTCAATGGAAGGTAAAGCCGAAGACAAAGACGATAACTCACCCGTGTCATTCGCATCCAATGGAAGGTAAAGAGGATAACTCACCCGTGTTATTCTCGGTGAAAGCCCCTTACATTTGGGCTTGAGCCCATTGGAAGACAATACATCGAGCATTTAGTGGGCCAACATTAGGCCCAAGTAGATCAAT includes these proteins:
- the LOC111804372 gene encoding UPF0503 protein At3g09070, chloroplastic-like; its protein translation is MNPVTEALPPLLLQPHRPSTSCDRHPEERFTGFCPTCLCERLAVLEPSSSSSTSSSSRKPPINSSAAAAALKAIFRPSAGGGGPSAASGWNKPSSFLPELRRTKSFSASKNEGFSGVFEPQRKSCDVRVRNTLWTLFSQDDERKPLKNEAPRVNNGGGVHIEDEPRNLASSSVVRGPVLEPEEEEEDDETEPEIEISGESDAGNVVDDRVQEIQEEEDEDEEEEEENEEPSRPEIEPVQDDFKRIKDHIDLDSQPKKPSGRDFKEIAGSFWSAASVFSKKWQKWRDKQKLKKSRNGGGSATLPVEKPIGRQFRETQSEIADYGYGRRSCDTDPRFSLDAGRMSFDDPRYSFDEPRASWDGYLVSRTFTRMPTMLSVVEDAPIHVSRTDTQIPVEEPAISGNDDETVPGGSEQTRDYYSDSSRRRRSLDRSSSLRKTAAAVVADMDEIKSSSNAKVSPATADFFSGPKLVVPDKVLRDSNTNSLRDDCSETFEIPFRNVDRKEAKKSRRWGKGWNILAFIHRRASNKYEDEDRYSTRTNGVTRSLSESWPEFRGERNGEVRGIGGGMGFNPKMMRSNSSVSWRSLQNNNGGSFGSMRKSNVETSSGFFRKKKEDFVLERNHSARFSTNDVVDNGLLRFYVTPMKGSRRGEIVKNRPNPAQSIARSVLRLY
- the LOC111804131 gene encoding uncharacterized protein LOC111804131, which produces MIVFKPVQTCFTVHRNTFYTARFPSSKSSFLWRCQPNTSESSSSTPPEGDSQKQEILARIALLQTQKLRLTGFLDEKSADLTQFAEDANAEFEKIGEDALRGLDEASARIMENIESQMQVFEESAELNRQEIEKNDDMLAKFEGQIEEERNEGLFFKNMRQKKPADKVEMEKIEELTKENAAGSKTRRYIYLVLIGLLVVAIVESFVSSPDWRKVAVLGAMLAALVSRFSYEQRMSSEIERTEIKDNRRKE